A single window of Gossypium arboreum isolate Shixiya-1 chromosome 13, ASM2569848v2, whole genome shotgun sequence DNA harbors:
- the LOC108466820 gene encoding basic leucine zipper 43-like — MVPGELRGLHYLAPENPILIPANLGMMQNSIPSFHFNTFESSLPNSHIVPSAQEFAALSSSISNTSTSDEAEEQQVNVIDERKQRRMISNRESARRSRMRKQKHLDELWSQVIRLRNENQSLLDKLNHVSESHDRVLQENARLKEEASDLRQMLTDLKIGSPYSLAFRDLEEVPCNTAHLKAESTNQSIANSVDLLH; from the coding sequence ATGGTTCCCGGTGAGTTAAGAGGACTTCACTACCTAGCACCAGAAAATCCGATCCTGATTCCAGCCAACCTTGGCATGATGCAAAACTCTATACCATCTTTTCATTTCAATACATTTGAAAGCAGCCTACCGAATTCCCACATCGTACCATCTGCCCAGGAATTTGCTGCGTTGTCCTCAAGTATCAGCAACACTTCAACTTCAGATGAGGCTGAGGAGCAGCAGGTCAATGTCATCGACGAAAGGAAACAGCGGAGAATGATATCTAACAGAGAATCTGCTCGTAGGTCGAGGATGCGGAAACAGAAGCACCTGGATGAACTTTGGTCACAGGTAATCAGGCTCCGTAACGAGAACCAGAGTCTCCTAGACAAGTTAAATCACGTCTCGGAGTCCCATGACCGTGTTCTTCAAGAAAATGCAAGGCTCAAGGAAGAAGCTTCGGATCTTCGCCAAATGCTGACTGATCTAAAAATTGGAAGTCCTTATTCCCTTGCATTCAGAGACCTGGAAGAGGTTCCCTGCAACACTGCTCATCTGAAAGCTGAGTCCACAAATCAATCTATTGCTAACTCTGTTGACTTGCTTCATTGA